A window of the Phaseolus vulgaris cultivar G19833 chromosome 5, P. vulgaris v2.0, whole genome shotgun sequence genome harbors these coding sequences:
- the LOC137833980 gene encoding uncharacterized protein, giving the protein MRYQALEKAALAVVFSSRRLRHYFHSFTVVVMTNLPIQKVLEKPDVAGRMVRWAVELSEFDIQYEPRGSIKGQVYADFVAELSPGGEQEVEAGSQWSLSVDGSSNQQGSGAGIVLEGPDSVLIEQALRFAFKASNNQAEYEALIAGMLLAKEMGARNLLVKSE; this is encoded by the coding sequence ATGAGGTACCAGGCattggagaaggcagcgctggcggtggtgttttcctCCAGGAGGcttcgtcattacttccacagcttcacggtggtagtgatgacaaacctccccatacagaaggtACTGGagaagcccgatgtagctggaaggatggtgcgctgggcggtggagctttcagaattcgacatccagtatgagcccagaggatccatcaaagggcaggtatacGCAGATTTCGTtgcagaactctcgcccggaggcgAACAGGAGGTGGAGGCAGGCTCGCAGTGGTCGCTCTCAGTGGacggctcttccaaccagcaaggaagtggtgcgggaatagtcttggaaggACCAGACAGTGtcctgatcgagcaggccctgcgcttcgctttcaaagccagtaataatcaggctgagtatgaagccctgattgccGGAATGCTTTTAGCCAAAGAGATGGGCGCGCGAAACCTCTTAGTGAAGAGtgaatga